The following are encoded together in the Streptomyces sp. NBC_00358 genome:
- a CDS encoding ABC transporter substrate-binding protein, producing MTGRRRTRTTSPVPPRPLKATLLYAGALMACASVAVGCGAIPGATGGSGDGPVKVMTWAPEKTNATNKPGMPALAKAYARWVNAHGGINGRKLEILTCNDHNDSVAAAHCAEHAADEKVVAVVGSYSQHSRSFLPPLESADIPYIGGFGVTDDEFTSPISYPVNGGQPSLLAGLGEQLGKNCGPVSLIRPDTIAGDELPVLLDSGLKAQGHETAADQRAAEDATEYSRTTRLALQHATSEPATAGCVVPALGDRTNTFMDSFRRDSANFPKVHTGTVIGSIDQSQIDATGGRSGPYEGAYVTGWYPTANDRRWNEMRKVIKEEAFGDNRIDPADAGVQTTWIAYTVLRKVVESLGAGEISSHTVRRALDNGLKVTTGGLTPTLRWRFADLIGTGDFPRLVNADVTFQVIRDGQLTTQRGGFINMTKTLMNAG from the coding sequence ATGACCGGTAGGCGACGTACTCGTACCACCTCCCCCGTTCCGCCCCGGCCCTTAAAGGCCACGCTGCTGTACGCGGGCGCCCTGATGGCGTGCGCGTCGGTCGCCGTCGGGTGCGGGGCCATCCCTGGTGCCACGGGGGGCTCCGGGGATGGCCCCGTCAAAGTGATGACCTGGGCTCCGGAGAAGACCAACGCGACCAACAAGCCCGGAATGCCGGCGCTGGCGAAGGCCTACGCACGCTGGGTCAACGCCCACGGCGGGATCAACGGCCGCAAGCTGGAGATCCTCACCTGCAACGACCACAACGACTCGGTCGCCGCCGCGCACTGCGCGGAGCACGCGGCCGACGAGAAGGTCGTCGCGGTCGTGGGTTCCTACAGCCAGCACAGCCGCTCGTTCCTCCCGCCGCTGGAGAGCGCCGACATCCCCTACATCGGGGGCTTCGGCGTCACCGACGACGAGTTCACCAGCCCCATCTCCTATCCCGTGAACGGCGGCCAGCCGTCCCTGCTGGCGGGCCTCGGCGAGCAGCTCGGCAAGAACTGCGGTCCGGTCTCGCTCATCCGCCCCGACACCATCGCCGGTGACGAACTCCCGGTGCTGCTCGACTCCGGCCTGAAGGCGCAGGGCCACGAAACGGCCGCCGACCAGCGGGCGGCCGAGGACGCCACCGAGTACTCCCGGACGACGCGGCTGGCGCTCCAGCACGCGACCTCCGAGCCGGCCACCGCGGGCTGTGTCGTCCCGGCGCTCGGCGACCGCACGAACACCTTCATGGACTCCTTCCGGCGCGACAGCGCGAACTTCCCGAAGGTGCACACCGGCACCGTCATCGGCAGCATCGACCAGTCGCAGATCGACGCCACCGGCGGCAGGTCGGGCCCCTACGAGGGCGCGTACGTCACCGGCTGGTATCCGACCGCGAACGACAGGCGCTGGAACGAGATGCGCAAGGTGATCAAGGAAGAGGCCTTCGGCGACAACCGGATCGATCCCGCCGACGCCGGAGTGCAGACCACCTGGATCGCCTACACCGTTCTGAGGAAGGTCGTCGAGTCCCTCGGCGCGGGCGAGATCTCGTCGCACACCGTCCGGCGCGCGCTCGACAACGGCCTCAAGGTGACCACGGGCGGGCTCACGCCGACCCTCAGGTGGCGCTTCGCCGACCTGATCGGGACCGGCGACTTCCCGCGCCTCGTCAACGCCGATGTCACCTTCCAGGTCATTCGCGACGGTCAACTGACGACACAGCGAGGCGGGTTCATCAACATGACGAAGACACTGATGAACGCCGGCTAG